One window from the genome of Microbulbifer sp. ALW1 encodes:
- a CDS encoding polysaccharide biosynthesis tyrosine autokinase: protein MNAQNMNSQNSEMHQERMLQEEVIDLRQYWRIVDRFKWRIAALSIAVAMLTAMVVFSMTPRYQATATLMIEAEQPKALSIEEVYGLDSSRKEYFLTQFEILKSRRIAEEVVNRLNLVNHPEFDPDQQSPSIKDRIKGWLPFLASREMLTEEEARQLKLESVTDEVSSRLSIAPVRNTQLVKITFESESPELAAKVANMVAEVFIDSHLQAKLDMTKQATSWLNDRLEDLRLKLEQSESRLQTFQEQEGLVDVSGVQGLAAQELNQISSQLIQARQEFKQAESIYSLVQSRGADVDALASLPEVLNHKLIENIKQAEIDTARKVSELSRRYGPKHPKMISARDELESVQDKLRSEVRRLISGIHSDYETAQSNVVALERELQQAKTDYQLVSRKETRYNELKREVDVNRQLYSAFLTRFRETSETSGFEAANARLMDPAVAPRLPAKPKKALIVALALVVSAMAGVMLAFLLEALNDGIRNPEDVENKLSQRMIGVLPWVDHDKRERLSLATFFDSSQHSFAEAVRTLRTSVVLSHLDRPAKVISVTSSVPGEGKTTVSENLGFALSQMEKVLLIDADMRRPSVGKEFKLPPYHPGLSNLIAGSNTLAECIYHDEKSGMDIMPAGTVPPNPQELLSSPRFAKAIEVLKSKYDRLIVDTAPAQVVSDALIVSRIADSMLYVVKADSTRQKLVNNGIGRLLQVGAKLDGVVLNQVDTTSKTGYYGEYYTYAGEYAYRAPGVSENAQNVKPKATSEDLEVA, encoded by the coding sequence ATGAACGCTCAAAACATGAACTCTCAGAATTCTGAGATGCATCAGGAACGCATGCTTCAGGAAGAAGTAATCGATCTGCGCCAGTACTGGCGTATTGTGGACCGTTTCAAGTGGCGTATTGCGGCCTTGTCTATTGCGGTCGCCATGCTGACGGCGATGGTGGTCTTCTCCATGACCCCGCGCTACCAGGCCACAGCGACCCTGATGATCGAGGCGGAGCAGCCCAAGGCGCTGTCCATTGAAGAAGTGTACGGCCTGGACTCCAGTCGTAAGGAATACTTCCTCACCCAGTTTGAAATTCTGAAGTCCCGCCGCATTGCGGAAGAAGTGGTCAACCGGCTGAACCTGGTGAACCACCCGGAGTTCGATCCGGACCAGCAGTCTCCTTCCATCAAAGACCGTATCAAAGGTTGGCTGCCGTTCCTGGCGTCCCGCGAGATGCTGACGGAAGAGGAAGCCCGCCAGCTGAAACTGGAGAGCGTGACCGATGAAGTGAGCAGCCGCTTGTCGATCGCACCGGTGCGCAATACCCAGCTGGTAAAAATTACCTTTGAATCCGAGTCCCCGGAGCTGGCTGCGAAAGTGGCGAATATGGTGGCGGAGGTCTTTATTGACAGCCACCTGCAGGCCAAACTGGACATGACCAAGCAGGCTACCTCCTGGCTGAACGACCGCCTGGAAGACCTGCGTCTGAAGCTGGAGCAATCCGAATCCCGTCTGCAGACCTTCCAGGAGCAGGAAGGGCTGGTCGATGTATCCGGTGTACAGGGCCTGGCTGCCCAGGAGCTGAACCAGATTTCCAGCCAGCTGATTCAGGCGCGCCAGGAATTCAAGCAGGCGGAAAGCATCTACTCCCTGGTACAAAGCCGCGGCGCCGATGTGGATGCGCTGGCGAGCCTGCCGGAAGTGCTCAATCACAAACTGATTGAGAACATCAAACAGGCCGAGATCGATACCGCGCGTAAGGTGTCTGAGCTGTCCCGCCGCTACGGTCCCAAGCACCCGAAAATGATCTCAGCCCGCGATGAGCTGGAATCGGTGCAGGACAAGCTGCGCAGTGAAGTACGTCGCCTGATCAGCGGTATCCACAGCGACTATGAAACCGCGCAGTCCAATGTGGTGGCGCTGGAGCGCGAGTTGCAGCAGGCCAAGACGGATTACCAGCTGGTTTCCCGCAAGGAGACCCGTTACAACGAGCTGAAGCGGGAAGTGGATGTAAACCGCCAGCTGTACAGTGCCTTCCTGACCCGTTTCCGTGAAACTTCGGAAACCTCGGGTTTTGAAGCCGCCAATGCCCGTTTGATGGACCCGGCCGTTGCGCCGCGCTTGCCTGCCAAGCCGAAAAAGGCATTGATCGTGGCTCTGGCTCTGGTGGTAAGCGCCATGGCGGGTGTGATGCTGGCATTCCTGCTGGAAGCCTTAAACGATGGCATCCGCAACCCGGAAGATGTGGAAAACAAACTGAGCCAGCGCATGATTGGCGTGCTGCCCTGGGTGGATCACGACAAGCGTGAGCGCCTGAGCCTGGCGACCTTCTTCGACAGCAGCCAGCACAGCTTTGCCGAGGCGGTAAGAACCTTGCGCACCAGTGTTGTGCTGTCTCACCTGGATCGACCGGCCAAAGTCATCTCCGTGACTTCCTCGGTACCGGGCGAAGGTAAGACGACCGTTTCCGAGAACCTGGGCTTTGCCCTGTCACAGATGGAAAAGGTGTTGCTGATCGATGCGGATATGCGCCGGCCTTCCGTGGGCAAAGAGTTCAAGTTGCCGCCGTATCACCCCGGTCTCTCCAACCTGATCGCGGGCAGCAATACACTGGCCGAATGTATTTACCACGATGAAAAGAGTGGTATGGATATCATGCCGGCCGGTACCGTGCCGCCGAATCCGCAGGAGCTGCTGTCGTCCCCGCGTTTTGCCAAGGCGATTGAAGTACTGAAGAGCAAATACGATCGCCTGATCGTGGATACCGCACCGGCTCAGGTGGTGAGTGACGCGCTGATTGTTTCCCGTATTGCGGACTCCATGCTGTACGTGGTGAAGGCGGACAGCACCCGCCAGAAACTGGTGAACAACGGCATCGGCCGTCTGCTGCAGGTAGGCGCCAAGCTGGACGGTGTGGTGCTGAACCAGGTGGACACGACTTCCAAGACGGGTTACTACGGCGAGTACTACACCTATGCCGGTGAGTACGCGTATCGTGCGCCGGGTGTATCCGAAAACGCGCAGAACGTTAAGCCGAAAGCCACGTCGGAAGATCTGGAAGTCGCGTGA
- a CDS encoding polysaccharide biosynthesis/export family protein translates to MQRSALRSVARLLLVLVTVGLSVSVSAEDKASQSDYRLGSGDKILINVYGEADLTVDTQLGDSGLINYPFLGELKVAGLTIAELESLIHKGLLGDYLVSPNVHVSILEYRPFFIHGEVERPGGFPYQPGMTVSKAAALAQGFTERASKTKIFVVRGDDASQTKEKVELSTLLRPGDVVTVEESFF, encoded by the coding sequence ATGCAACGGAGCGCTCTGCGCTCCGTTGCCCGTTTGTTGTTGGTGTTGGTTACGGTTGGCCTGTCGGTGTCGGTATCCGCGGAGGATAAGGCATCACAAAGTGATTATCGCCTGGGCTCAGGCGATAAGATCCTGATCAATGTGTATGGCGAAGCCGATCTCACTGTGGATACACAGCTGGGGGATAGCGGCCTGATCAACTACCCGTTTCTGGGGGAGTTGAAGGTGGCCGGCCTGACCATTGCCGAACTGGAATCCCTGATTCACAAGGGGCTGCTGGGTGACTACCTGGTAAGCCCCAATGTGCACGTTTCTATTCTGGAATATCGCCCCTTCTTTATTCACGGTGAAGTGGAAAGGCCGGGTGGTTTTCCGTATCAGCCGGGCATGACCGTGAGCAAGGCGGCGGCATTGGCACAGGGCTTTACCGAGCGCGCCTCTAAAACCAAGATTTTTGTCGTGCGTGGGGATGATGCCTCCCAGACCAAAGAAAAAGTGGAATTGTCGACGCTGTTGCGCCCCGGCGATGTAGTGACCGTAGAAGAGAGCTTTTTCTGA
- a CDS encoding tyrosine-protein phosphatase: protein MIDLHCHILPGIDDGARDLDQALVLARAAVSDGITHTVATPHIHAGRFPNNLSTITKAFNQLRDALAAEGIPLQLGMAAEIRLSEEILNMVLLKQVPYLGEWEGDKVLLLELPHSHIPPGTEQLIRWLRKQKVRPMIAHPERNKDVMRDFNKVMPLVREGCLFQVTSGAVAGHFGEGAQERAVQLLEQDLVTILATDAHHEVRRPPVLNVGREAAAEIVGEEKSWQLVRDNPGKIAACHFA, encoded by the coding sequence GTGATCGACCTGCATTGTCATATCTTGCCGGGCATCGACGATGGTGCCCGGGACCTTGATCAGGCTCTGGTGTTAGCCCGGGCCGCGGTCAGCGACGGTATCACTCACACCGTTGCCACCCCGCATATCCATGCGGGCCGCTTCCCCAATAATCTTTCCACCATCACCAAAGCATTCAACCAGCTGCGCGATGCGCTGGCGGCGGAAGGCATTCCGTTACAGCTGGGCATGGCCGCTGAGATCCGCCTCTCCGAAGAAATCCTCAATATGGTACTGCTCAAGCAGGTGCCTTATTTGGGTGAGTGGGAAGGGGATAAGGTGCTGCTGCTGGAATTGCCCCACAGCCATATTCCGCCCGGCACCGAGCAATTGATCCGCTGGCTGCGCAAGCAGAAAGTGCGGCCGATGATTGCGCATCCGGAGCGCAATAAGGATGTGATGCGGGATTTCAACAAAGTGATGCCGCTGGTGCGCGAGGGCTGCCTGTTTCAGGTGACTTCCGGCGCGGTAGCAGGGCATTTTGGCGAAGGCGCACAGGAGCGGGCGGTACAGTTGCTGGAGCAGGATCTGGTTACTATTCTCGCCACCGATGCCCACCACGAGGTGCGCCGTCCGCCGGTATTGAATGTTGGCCGCGAGGCCGCCGCAGAAATTGTCGGCGAAGAAAAATCCTGGCAGCTGGTACGCGACAACCCGGGTAAGATAGCGGCTTGCCATTTCGCGTGA
- a CDS encoding outer membrane beta-barrel protein, with protein MTKRNLSASICMIVSLGAGSSALAQSDPASVELGNGVEFKPSLSFDVQSDDNLLYTDSDELDSVIAVIKPTFELFATNGTSEYSVNYSLSRGEHFDSEDDNYLDHFFNGAAKWELSSKNRLSLNALYTNGHEPRGTQFSEGKAELLDEPDTYADSDLGALYSFGAEGAKGRIDVTVGTKDRDYDGGLRTASRDRGTNYGTVGFFYNAGGKTELFTEVSRRKIDYDATAANTETLNSSETDVMVGIKWEGTAATTGTAKIGQRQKDFKSFERKDFSAPRWEVGVRWSPLSYSSFDLNTERRSDESNGYGNFSDTKSTTLAWTHSWSEAVSSTFSYNFENSEYAATKREDDVKNTSARLDYQTRRWLSFHAGLNISDKDSNVDGFDFEKNLVFVGLNATL; from the coding sequence ATGACCAAGCGTAATTTGTCAGCGTCTATTTGCATGATCGTGAGCCTGGGTGCGGGAAGCTCCGCACTGGCGCAGTCGGATCCAGCATCCGTCGAACTGGGCAATGGGGTGGAATTCAAACCCAGCCTGAGCTTTGACGTCCAAAGCGATGACAACCTGCTTTATACCGACAGCGACGAGCTGGACAGCGTGATCGCGGTTATCAAGCCAACCTTCGAGCTGTTCGCCACCAACGGCACCAGCGAGTACAGCGTAAACTACTCCCTGAGCCGCGGTGAGCACTTTGACAGTGAAGATGATAACTACCTGGACCATTTCTTTAATGGTGCGGCCAAGTGGGAGCTGAGCTCCAAAAACCGTCTGTCTCTGAACGCACTCTACACCAATGGTCACGAGCCGCGCGGTACTCAGTTCTCTGAGGGTAAGGCCGAGCTGCTGGACGAGCCGGATACCTACGCCGATTCTGACTTGGGTGCTCTGTACAGCTTTGGTGCCGAGGGTGCCAAGGGCCGTATCGACGTGACTGTGGGTACCAAGGACCGCGACTACGACGGCGGCCTGCGTACTGCCAGCCGTGACCGTGGTACTAACTACGGTACTGTGGGCTTCTTCTACAACGCCGGTGGCAAAACCGAGCTGTTTACCGAAGTATCCCGTCGCAAGATCGATTACGATGCCACCGCGGCAAATACCGAAACCCTGAACAGCTCTGAAACCGACGTAATGGTGGGTATCAAGTGGGAAGGTACTGCGGCCACTACCGGTACTGCGAAAATCGGTCAGCGCCAGAAGGACTTCAAGAGCTTCGAGCGTAAAGACTTCTCTGCACCGCGCTGGGAAGTAGGCGTTCGCTGGAGCCCGCTGAGCTACAGCTCGTTTGACCTCAACACCGAGCGTCGCAGTGACGAGTCCAACGGCTACGGTAACTTCAGCGATACCAAGAGCACTACCTTGGCCTGGACCCACAGCTGGTCTGAAGCCGTATCCAGCACTTTCTCTTACAACTTCGAGAACAGTGAATACGCGGCTACCAAGCGTGAAGACGACGTGAAGAACACTTCCGCCCGTCTCGACTACCAGACTCGCCGTTGGTTGTCTTTCCACGCTGGTTTGAACATTTCTGATAAAGATTCCAACGTTGACGGGTTCGATTTTGAAAAGAACTTGGTATTCGTTGGTCTGAACGCAACTTTGTGA
- a CDS encoding TonB-dependent siderophore receptor, which produces MTKPTSTKDQLATHNLADAFRKKPLAGQFSRFSQLSVAAAVAGSLISGAHAEEVQSAADKAKAAQSKQTAAEERAPEVVEVTDRLEERSPSSVKFARPLLDTAQTVNIISEDLMQQRAATTLRDVLRNVSGISMQAGEGGAPPGDQFSIRGYSARTDIFVDNVRDFGGYTRDPFNLEQVEVVKGPSSDYSGRGSTGGSVNLVSKTANLTDSTRANILAGTDSYGRATLDVNRTLDGIDNAAARVNVMTHQQDVAGRDGVDNSRWGVGSSLAFGLETDTEVNLSLFHLSQDNTPDYGIPWVPANNVPLADYADDAPPVDFDNWYGLKSRDYEEVETTLGTVQVSQRLSDDATLKNTTRWGVTSRDSMVTAPRFVSTDSTDIRRSDDKYRDQEDTIFSNMTDLTLTVNPGSAWEHKILVGTEVSLESEKRYTKEVTGEDSPATDLFNPDPSDPYLENYVRTGTFSIGESTTLAAYASDSIQIDEYWQINGGLRYDRFDMEYTPDGSPLMERTDSMLSYRAGVVFKPVSAGSFYLGYGTSFNPTAEGMAISTSSRQPGIADLEPEENRSIELGTKWELADGRMLMSAALFRTDKTNARTQDPDDPNDVLVLDGEQRVQGVELGASGAITENFSVNAGYVYLDSEVLKSKDAAELGNELSNSPHHTFNLWANYLMGEKLQLGAGAQYVGDRYNSTANTRQAPDYWTLEASGVYAFSNNISAQLNLQNLTDEEYIDYVGGGHFIPGLGRTALLSLNFTY; this is translated from the coding sequence ATGACTAAGCCGACGAGTACAAAGGATCAACTCGCCACTCACAATCTCGCGGATGCCTTCCGCAAGAAGCCGCTGGCCGGCCAATTCTCCCGCTTCTCGCAACTGTCGGTTGCCGCTGCGGTTGCCGGAAGCCTGATCAGCGGTGCACACGCCGAGGAAGTGCAGAGTGCCGCTGACAAAGCGAAGGCCGCGCAGAGCAAGCAAACCGCTGCGGAAGAGCGCGCGCCGGAGGTGGTTGAAGTCACCGATCGCCTGGAAGAGCGCAGCCCCAGCTCGGTGAAGTTTGCCCGCCCACTGCTGGATACTGCCCAGACCGTCAATATTATTTCCGAAGACCTGATGCAGCAGCGCGCCGCGACCACCCTGCGCGATGTGCTGCGCAATGTATCCGGCATCAGCATGCAGGCCGGTGAGGGCGGTGCCCCTCCCGGCGATCAGTTCTCCATTCGTGGTTACAGCGCGCGCACCGATATTTTTGTGGATAACGTGCGCGACTTCGGCGGCTACACCCGCGACCCCTTCAACCTGGAGCAGGTGGAAGTGGTCAAGGGGCCGTCTTCCGATTATTCCGGTCGCGGCTCTACCGGTGGCTCTGTAAACTTGGTGAGCAAGACCGCGAACCTTACCGACAGCACCCGCGCGAATATTCTTGCCGGGACTGACAGTTACGGCCGCGCCACTCTGGATGTAAACCGTACCCTCGACGGTATCGATAATGCCGCCGCGCGCGTGAATGTGATGACTCACCAACAGGATGTGGCCGGCCGCGACGGCGTCGACAATTCCCGTTGGGGTGTGGGCTCGTCCCTGGCCTTTGGCCTGGAAACCGATACCGAAGTGAATCTGAGCCTGTTCCACCTGTCACAGGACAATACCCCGGATTACGGTATTCCCTGGGTACCGGCCAACAATGTACCTCTCGCAGATTATGCGGATGATGCGCCACCTGTGGACTTCGACAACTGGTACGGCCTGAAATCCCGCGATTACGAAGAAGTGGAAACCACGCTGGGTACGGTACAGGTAAGTCAGCGCCTGAGCGATGACGCCACCCTGAAAAACACCACGCGCTGGGGGGTAACCAGCCGCGACTCTATGGTGACCGCACCGCGTTTTGTGAGCACCGACAGCACCGATATTCGCCGCAGTGACGACAAATACCGGGACCAGGAAGACACCATTTTCAGCAACATGACCGACCTTACCCTGACGGTGAATCCGGGCAGTGCCTGGGAGCACAAGATTCTGGTGGGTACCGAAGTGAGCCTGGAGTCAGAGAAACGTTACACCAAGGAAGTGACGGGCGAAGACTCGCCGGCGACCGACCTGTTTAACCCTGACCCCAGCGATCCCTACCTGGAAAACTACGTGCGTACCGGTACCTTCAGCATCGGTGAGTCCACCACCCTGGCTGCCTATGCATCTGATTCGATACAGATTGACGAGTACTGGCAGATCAACGGTGGCCTGCGTTACGACCGCTTTGATATGGAATACACCCCGGATGGCAGCCCGCTGATGGAGCGCACCGATTCCATGCTGAGCTATCGTGCCGGTGTGGTGTTCAAGCCGGTCTCTGCCGGGAGCTTCTACCTGGGTTACGGTACTTCCTTCAACCCGACCGCAGAGGGCATGGCCATCTCCACCAGCAGCCGCCAGCCGGGTATTGCGGATCTGGAACCGGAAGAAAACCGCAGCATTGAGCTGGGTACCAAGTGGGAACTGGCCGACGGTCGTATGCTGATGAGCGCCGCACTCTTCCGCACCGACAAAACCAATGCGCGCACCCAGGATCCGGATGACCCCAATGATGTATTGGTGCTGGATGGCGAGCAGCGTGTGCAGGGCGTTGAACTGGGTGCTTCCGGTGCGATTACCGAGAACTTCAGTGTGAACGCGGGTTACGTGTACCTGGATAGCGAAGTACTGAAGAGTAAGGATGCGGCGGAATTGGGCAATGAACTGTCCAACTCACCGCACCACACCTTCAACCTGTGGGCCAATTACCTGATGGGCGAGAAGCTGCAGTTGGGTGCCGGTGCCCAGTATGTGGGTGACCGCTACAACAGCACCGCCAATACCCGACAGGCGCCGGACTACTGGACCCTGGAGGCCTCCGGCGTTTACGCTTTCAGCAACAACATCAGCGCGCAGCTGAACCTGCAGAACCTGACGGATGAAGAGTACATCGACTACGTGGGCGGTGGTCACTTCATTCCGGGACTGGGCCGCACGGCGCTGCTGAGTCTGAACTTTACTTACTGA
- a CDS encoding DEAD/DEAH box helicase: MTDNSAPIGFDQLGLPVEILEAVTKLGYESPSPIQAETIPSLLNGHDVLGQAQTGTGKTAAFALPMLAGLDLKSRHPQALVLAPTRELAIQVAEACQSYAANLKGFHVAPIYGGADYRGQIQQLKRGVQLVVGTPGRVMDHMRKGTLDVSRLKTLVLDEADEMLRMGFIDDVQWVLEQIPEERQIALFSATMPREIARIARDHLNDPVEVKIKVKTETAETIRQRYWPVGGLHKMDALTRILEAEPVDATIIFVRTKNATVEIADKLAARGFASAALNGDMAQNLREQVIDKLKAGKLDIVIATDVAARGLDVKRISHVINYDIPYDTEAYIHRIGRTGRAGREGDAILFVAPREQRMLRSIERATKKPIERLDLPTAAAVNASRMEKFRDKITYTMAGRRDLAPFRDLVEKYLEANEVDPLDVAAALAAMAQGDQPLLLDERDPAPREFREPRERRERGDRGEREFTRGKKGAFVEKDARKMPAPDEGMERFRIEVGRESGIKPGNIVGAIANEVDIDSSYIGRIEIYGDFTTVDLPEGMPKEIFQHLKGVRVAGKTMNISKFTGQGGERGAGEGGRPPRKKGGSFKKGKPQGEGRGHRGKPRRED; this comes from the coding sequence ATGACCGATAATTCTGCACCGATTGGCTTCGACCAGTTGGGACTGCCCGTTGAAATTCTGGAAGCCGTAACCAAGCTGGGTTACGAATCCCCGTCACCGATTCAGGCGGAGACCATCCCGTCACTGCTGAACGGCCACGATGTACTGGGCCAGGCCCAGACCGGTACCGGTAAAACGGCCGCTTTCGCACTGCCGATGCTGGCCGGCCTGGACCTGAAAAGCCGCCACCCGCAGGCGCTGGTGCTGGCACCGACCCGCGAACTGGCCATTCAGGTGGCTGAAGCATGCCAGTCTTATGCCGCCAACCTGAAAGGTTTCCACGTTGCGCCTATCTACGGTGGCGCCGACTACCGCGGCCAGATCCAGCAGCTGAAGCGCGGTGTACAGCTGGTGGTGGGTACCCCCGGCCGTGTTATGGATCATATGCGCAAGGGCACCCTGGATGTGTCCCGCCTAAAGACCCTGGTACTCGACGAAGCCGACGAAATGCTGCGCATGGGCTTTATCGACGACGTGCAGTGGGTACTGGAACAGATTCCGGAAGAGCGACAGATTGCACTCTTCTCCGCCACCATGCCGCGCGAGATCGCCCGTATCGCCCGCGACCACCTGAATGACCCGGTGGAAGTGAAGATCAAGGTGAAAACCGAAACCGCCGAGACCATCCGCCAGCGTTACTGGCCGGTGGGCGGTTTGCACAAGATGGACGCACTGACCCGTATTCTCGAAGCGGAGCCGGTTGATGCCACCATCATCTTCGTGCGCACCAAAAATGCCACCGTTGAAATTGCAGACAAGCTGGCGGCGCGCGGTTTCGCCAGTGCCGCACTGAATGGTGATATGGCGCAGAACCTGCGTGAGCAGGTGATCGACAAGCTCAAAGCGGGCAAGCTCGACATCGTAATTGCCACCGACGTTGCTGCCCGTGGTCTGGATGTGAAGCGCATCAGCCACGTGATCAACTATGACATTCCTTACGACACCGAAGCGTATATCCACCGCATTGGCCGTACCGGTCGTGCCGGTCGTGAAGGGGATGCCATCCTGTTTGTGGCGCCGCGTGAGCAGCGCATGCTGCGCTCCATTGAGCGCGCCACCAAGAAGCCGATCGAGCGTCTGGACCTGCCGACCGCGGCGGCCGTGAACGCATCGCGTATGGAAAAATTCCGCGACAAGATTACCTACACCATGGCGGGCCGCCGCGATCTGGCGCCTTTCCGCGATCTGGTGGAGAAGTACCTGGAAGCGAACGAAGTGGATCCACTGGACGTCGCTGCCGCACTGGCCGCCATGGCTCAGGGCGACCAGCCGTTGTTGCTGGATGAGCGCGACCCGGCTCCCCGTGAATTCCGCGAGCCGCGCGAACGCCGTGAACGTGGTGATCGTGGCGAAAGAGAATTTACCCGCGGCAAGAAAGGCGCGTTCGTAGAAAAAGACGCGAGAAAAATGCCTGCCCCGGATGAAGGGATGGAGCGTTTCCGCATTGAAGTCGGCCGCGAGTCCGGCATCAAGCCGGGCAATATCGTCGGCGCCATTGCCAACGAAGTGGATATCGATAGCTCCTATATTGGCCGCATAGAAATCTACGGCGATTTCACCACGGTGGACCTGCCGGAAGGTATGCCCAAGGAAATCTTCCAGCATCTCAAGGGCGTGCGCGTGGCTGGCAAGACCATGAACATTTCCAAATTCACCGGTCAGGGTGGGGAAAGGGGCGCTGGCGAAGGTGGCAGACCACCGCGCAAAAAAGGCGGCTCCTTCAAGAAGGGCAAGCCGCAGGGTGAAGGCCGAGGCCACCGCGGCAAGCCGCGTCGCGAGGACTGA
- a CDS encoding cytochrome b — MGSASNSWSPVLKGLHWIIAICILCAWGSVELHEFYERDDPMRSWWMVLHFSLGFTVLLLAMVRLYYRATHGRPTLYGSGFQKPVSLLVQSLMYIIMLGMPLTGLLMRQFAGRDTTLFWLFDLPAFVTKNTDLAKQIAFMHKEFLWNALLVLLVLHIGGALWHHLITKDNTLRQMLPFGKTK, encoded by the coding sequence ATGGGAAGTGCGAGCAACAGCTGGAGCCCGGTACTCAAGGGCCTGCACTGGATCATCGCAATTTGTATTCTCTGCGCCTGGGGGTCAGTAGAGTTGCACGAGTTTTATGAGCGCGATGATCCCATGCGCAGTTGGTGGATGGTGCTGCACTTCTCCCTCGGCTTTACCGTATTGCTGCTGGCCATGGTGCGCCTCTACTACCGAGCCACCCACGGCCGCCCCACCCTGTATGGCAGTGGCTTTCAAAAGCCGGTTTCCCTGCTGGTACAGAGCCTGATGTACATCATCATGCTCGGTATGCCTCTCACCGGATTGCTAATGCGGCAATTTGCCGGGCGTGACACCACCCTCTTTTGGCTGTTCGACCTCCCCGCCTTCGTGACTAAAAATACCGATCTCGCCAAGCAGATCGCATTTATGCACAAGGAGTTTCTGTGGAACGCACTGCTAGTACTGCTGGTACTGCATATCGGTGGCGCCCTGTGGCATCACCTGATCACCAAGGACAATACCCTGCGGCAGATGCTGCCGTTCGGCAAAACCAAGTAA
- a CDS encoding VpsP family polysaccharide biosynthesis protein, translated as MHTQASIESPRTPRRRRSRKRVGVIPKLRAALWPAQVGPLQKGCTWLAICLLLALCVHAGSMGLAYLQVVTAENQLKYWYKLGKVPSDASMESAMAAIERANELHPNNPYQLTLQARLLEWRAYNAGQVIPEDYRAALALYQQAVALRPLWPDSWAEMAQVKVRLNEFDADMDRYLVRASELGPYTPAVHLAVVQSGLPRLPALEGNLRTLLQTHLVRGFQDHRSKKQIQALIEQYGQQPLACQWLSAAEEVAKAPKFCDS; from the coding sequence ATGCATACCCAAGCCTCCATCGAATCTCCCCGCACCCCGCGCCGCCGTCGTTCTCGCAAACGCGTGGGCGTTATACCCAAGCTGCGCGCTGCGCTGTGGCCGGCTCAAGTCGGCCCGCTGCAAAAGGGATGCACCTGGCTAGCCATATGCCTGTTGCTGGCGCTGTGCGTTCACGCCGGTTCTATGGGGCTGGCGTATTTGCAGGTGGTTACGGCGGAGAATCAGCTTAAATACTGGTACAAGCTCGGTAAGGTGCCGTCTGATGCATCGATGGAATCCGCGATGGCGGCTATCGAACGCGCCAATGAGCTGCACCCGAATAATCCCTATCAGCTGACCTTGCAGGCACGTTTGCTGGAGTGGCGCGCCTATAACGCGGGCCAGGTGATCCCAGAAGATTACCGCGCTGCGCTGGCGCTCTATCAGCAAGCCGTTGCGCTGCGCCCACTGTGGCCGGATAGCTGGGCGGAGATGGCGCAGGTCAAGGTGCGGCTGAATGAGTTTGATGCGGACATGGATCGCTATCTGGTTCGCGCTTCTGAGTTGGGGCCTTACACGCCAGCGGTGCACTTGGCCGTGGTGCAGTCCGGCCTGCCGAGGTTGCCGGCCCTTGAAGGGAACCTGCGCACATTGCTTCAGACCCATCTGGTACGGGGTTTTCAGGATCACCGCAGCAAGAAGCAGATTCAGGCCCTGATCGAGCAATACGGGCAGCAACCGCTGGCGTGCCAGTGGTTATCTGCGGCGGAAGAGGTGGCGAAAGCACCCAAATTCTGCGATTCCTGA